A window of the Entelurus aequoreus isolate RoL-2023_Sb linkage group LG28, RoL_Eaeq_v1.1, whole genome shotgun sequence genome harbors these coding sequences:
- the LOC133644901 gene encoding LOW QUALITY PROTEIN: lactase/phlorizin hydrolase-like (The sequence of the model RefSeq protein was modified relative to this genomic sequence to represent the inferred CDS: inserted 3 bases in 2 codons; substituted 1 base at 1 genomic stop codon), with amino-acid sequence MDSFEWLNGFKVGFGLHHVDFQNPNRPRTPKYSAHYYYQVIKNNGFPTPEDEKPLYGHFCKDVIWSIATASCQIEGGWRADGKGLSIWDKFAHTPLRVFNDDNGDIARDSYHKIDKDVSMLKQLKVTHYRFXISWPRILPDGTTRHINEAGLNYYIRLVDALLDANIQPHITLYHWDLPQALQDXLGGWENETIIVKFRDYANLIFNRLGHKVKFWFTINEPYNIANIGHGYGAAAPGISFRPGTLPYIVGHNLIKAHAEAWHLYNDKFRSRQGGIISITINSDWSEPRNPYKQEYIDAARRVVQLYIGWFAHPIFNGDYSDIMKTIIRRRSLAAGLPKSWLPEFTSEEIERIKGTYDYFGFNHYTTVLAFPEGYGNLQHYDADRGAGTIADRTYLDSGSSWLKVSPFGFRRILKFIKEEYXNPLVIITENGISERGPVDLNDVHRSYYYEKYINQVLKAYLLDGVNVRGYTAWSLKDNLEWATGFSERFGFFYVNRSDPKLPRLAKTSIVSYATIITCNGFPDPVCGPSHAQDSPPTAPPSSYATAAACGWPEEEWGVRLLPLLAGEAQRAALSLPAASRVHFPDSRVHFPDLRRAVLDRTGCTAEDRTADRARTRDGTSNTWAGMLEVRAARSLMEVGQVIRVVGPPAPSPGPGETYCVPGCLARGLLLARLCSLFPLMASAPADKGDR; translated from the exons ATGGATTCATTTGAGTGGCTTAATGGGTTCAAAGTTGGATTTGGGTTACACCATGTTGACTTCCAGAACCCAAACCGCCCGAGAACTCCTAAGTACTCTGCCCACTATTACTACCAAGTCATAAAGAACAATGGTTTTCCTACACCAGAGGACGAAAAGCCACTTTATGGACATTTCTGCAAAGACGTTATCTGGAGTATTGCAACAGCGTCATGTCAGATCGAAGGAGGTTGGAGAGCAGACGGAAAAGGTCTCAGCATATGGGACAAGTTTGCTCACACTCCCCTCCGAGTGTTCAACGATGATAATGGGGACATTGCTCGCGACAGTTACCACAAGATAGACAAGGATGTTTCCATGTTGAAGCAACTTAAGGTGACCCATTATCGTT CCATATCATGGCCAAGGATTCTTCCTGATGGCACCACCAGACACATAAATGAAGCAGGACTAAACTACTACATTAGACTGGTAGATGCCCTGCTTGATGCAAACATCCAACCTCATATCACTCTCTACCACTGGGATCTTCCGCAAGCTCTGCAAGA CTTGGGAGGATGGGAGAATGAAACAATTATCGTTAAATTCAGGGATTATGCTAACCTAATTTTTAACCGACTGGGTCACAAAGTGAAATTTTGGTTTACCATAAATGAGCCTTACAATATCGCAAATATTGGCCATGGCTATGGAGCTGCTGCACCAGGGATCAGTTTTAGACCGGGCACTTTGCCTTACATTGTGGGCCATAACTTGATAAAAGCTCACGCTGAGGCCTGGCACCTTTACAATGACAAGTTCCGGTCCAGACAGGGAGGAATCATCTCCATCACCATCAACTCGGACTGGTCAGAGCCGAGAAACCCATATAAGCAGGAGTATATTGATGCTGCCAGACGAGTGGTGCAGTTGTACATCGGATGGTTTGCCCATCCCATATTTAACGGAGACTACAGCGATATAATGAAGACGATCATTCGCAGGCGAAGTTTAGCGGCTGGTCTACCAAAATCTTGGTTGCCGGAATTTACCTCAGAGGAGATTGAAAGAATCAAGGGAACTTATGATTATTTTGGTTTCAACCATTACACTACAGTCCTGGCCTTCCCTGAGGGTTACGGAAACCTTCAGCATTATGATGCTGACAGAGGCGCAGGAACGATTGCCGATCGCACTTATCTAGATTCAGGGTCATCCTGGCTAAAGGTCTCCCCGTTTGGATTCCGAAGAATATTAAAGTTCATTAAGGAGGAATATTGAAATCCACTTGTCATTATCACTGAGAATGGCATCTCAGAGCGTGGGCCTGTAGACCTGAATGACGTCCACAGGAGCTACTATTATGAGAAATACATCAACCAGGTGTTGAAAGCTTACTTGTTGGACGGCGTGAACGTTAGAGGTTACACGGCTTGGTCGTTGAAGGACAACCTGGAGTGGGCCACCGGCTTTTCAGAAAGGTTTGGCTTTTTCTACGTCAATCGCTCCGACCCCAAACTTCCTCGATTGGCCAAGACCTCCATTGTCTCCTATGCAACCATCATCACCTGCAATGGATTCCCGGACCCTGTTTGTGGGCCATCTCATGCACAAGATTCTCCTCCAACAGCTCCTCCATCCTCTTACG CCACGGCGGCAGCATGCGGGTGGCCAGAAGAAGAGTGGGGGGTGCGCCTGCTGCCGCTGCTGGCAGGGGAGGCGCAGCGGGCAGCGCTTAGCCTACCGGCGGCCTCCCGTGTGCACTTCCCGGACTCCCGTGTGCACTTCCCGGACCTGAGGAGGGCGGTGCTGGACCGGACCGGCTGCACCGCTGAGGACCGGACCGCAGACAGAGCGCGAACCAGAG ACGGCACCTCGAACACCTGGGCAGGCATGCTGGAGGTGCGGGCAGCCCGGTCACTCATGGAGGTGGGACAGGTGATCCGGGTTGTCGGCCCTCCAGCGCCCTCCCCCGGCCCGGGAGAGACATATTGCGTCCCG GGCTGTCTCGCTCGCGGCCTCCTGCTCGCTCGTTTGTGCTCTCTCTTCCCTCTCATGGCCTCGGCCCCTGCTgataaaggagacaggtga